A single Euzebya sp. DNA region contains:
- the rpsJ gene encoding 30S ribosomal protein S10, which produces MAEQKIRIRLKAYDHDVIDRSARKIVDTVERTGARITGPVPLPTEKNVVCVIRSPHKYKDSREHFEMRTHKRLIDIHEPTQKTVDSLMRLDLPAGVDIEIKL; this is translated from the coding sequence ATGGCCGAGCAGAAGATCAGGATCCGCCTGAAGGCGTACGACCACGACGTCATCGACCGCTCCGCGCGGAAGATCGTCGACACGGTCGAGCGCACGGGCGCGCGGATCACCGGACCGGTGCCGCTGCCGACGGAGAAGAACGTCGTCTGCGTCATCCGGTCGCCCCACAAGTACAAGGACAGCCGCGAGCACTTCGAGATGCGCACGCACAAGCGGCTGATCGACATCCACGAGCCGACGCAGAAGACGGTGGACAGCCTCATGCGGCTCGACCTGCCGGCCGGCGTCGACATCGAGATCAAGCTCTAA
- the rplC gene encoding 50S ribosomal protein L3, with protein sequence MSHANTTKAILGTKLGMTQVFDDDGAVVPVTVVKAGPCPVVQVRTPDRDGYAAVQLGFGTVKKVNKPLAGHFARAGVEPTRRLMEVTLAGDHEPGDIVTVDQFTVGEYVDVTGKTKGKGFSGPMKRHGFAGLGAGHGVHKVHRAPGAIGACATPARVFPGTRMAGRYGNVRVTTQSLQLVGVDAERNLLLIKGAVPGSNGSMVLVQNAAKKPVPAAEGAE encoded by the coding sequence ATGAGCCACGCGAACACCACCAAGGCGATCCTCGGCACGAAGCTGGGCATGACCCAGGTCTTCGACGACGACGGCGCGGTCGTGCCCGTCACGGTCGTGAAGGCCGGGCCGTGCCCGGTCGTGCAGGTCCGCACCCCCGACCGCGACGGCTACGCCGCCGTGCAACTGGGCTTCGGCACCGTGAAGAAGGTCAACAAGCCGCTGGCCGGGCACTTCGCCCGGGCGGGCGTCGAGCCGACCCGCCGGCTGATGGAGGTCACCCTCGCCGGTGACCACGAGCCGGGCGACATCGTCACCGTCGACCAGTTCACCGTCGGCGAGTACGTCGACGTGACCGGCAAGACCAAGGGCAAGGGCTTCAGCGGCCCGATGAAGCGCCACGGCTTCGCCGGCCTCGGCGCCGGGCACGGCGTGCACAAGGTGCACCGCGCCCCGGGCGCCATCGGCGCCTGCGCCACCCCCGCCCGCGTGTTCCCCGGCACCCGCATGGCGGGCCGCTACGGGAACGTCCGCGTCACCACCCAGAGCCTGCAGCTCGTCGGCGTCGACGCCGAGCGGAACCTGCTGCTCATCAAGGGCGCCGTCCCCGGCTCGAACGGGTCGATGGTGCTGGTCCAGAACGCCGCGAAGAAGCCGGTCCCGGCCGCCGAGGGAGCTGAGTAG
- the rplD gene encoding 50S ribosomal protein L4 — MPSVDKYAADGSSSGTVDLDDALFGIEPNVGVMHQVVTAQLAAGRRATSKVKTRGEVRGGGRKPWRQKGTGRARQGSIRAVQWSGGGVAHGPTGVENYTKRVNKKLKRLALRSALSDRTATGDLRVVDGLDFDVPSTKGAAALLDAMGVAGRKVLLVLAGFDANVIKSFRNLPPVHILTVDQLNTYDVLASDVVVIESDALELIGTGRRSDLAPATGAETPDMAEAEAIAAGDAGAATRTSDPEGDEA, encoded by the coding sequence ATGCCCAGCGTTGACAAGTACGCCGCCGACGGGTCCAGCTCGGGCACCGTCGACCTCGACGACGCCCTGTTCGGCATCGAGCCGAACGTGGGCGTCATGCACCAGGTCGTCACCGCCCAGCTGGCCGCCGGCCGTCGCGCCACCTCGAAGGTCAAGACCCGCGGCGAGGTCCGCGGTGGTGGCCGCAAGCCGTGGCGCCAGAAGGGCACCGGCCGCGCCCGCCAGGGCTCCATCCGCGCCGTCCAGTGGAGCGGCGGTGGCGTCGCGCACGGCCCGACCGGCGTCGAGAACTACACCAAGCGCGTCAACAAGAAGCTGAAGCGGCTCGCGCTGCGCTCCGCGCTGAGCGACCGGACCGCCACCGGGGACCTCCGGGTCGTCGACGGCCTCGACTTCGACGTGCCGAGCACCAAGGGCGCAGCTGCGCTGCTCGACGCCATGGGCGTCGCCGGCCGCAAGGTCCTGCTCGTCCTCGCCGGGTTCGACGCGAACGTCATCAAGAGCTTCCGCAACCTGCCGCCGGTCCACATCCTGACCGTCGACCAGCTGAACACCTACGACGTGCTCGCGAGCGACGTCGTCGTCATCGAGTCCGACGCCCTCGAGCTGATCGGGACCGGTCGCCGGTCCGACCTCGCGCCGGCCACCGGCGCCGAGACGCCCGACATGGCCGAGGCCGAGGCGATAGCCGCCGGCGACGCCGGTGCCGCCACGCGTACCTCGGACCCCGAAGGAGATGAGGCCTGA
- the rplW gene encoding 50S ribosomal protein L23 — MRFARDVIIAPVVSEKSYGLIDEGRYTFIVHPSANKTEIKQAVEEIFGVRVRKVNTMNRKGKAKRFGLIMGQRKSSKRAVVTLAEGEEIDIFAGGL; from the coding sequence ATGCGCTTCGCACGTGACGTGATCATCGCGCCGGTGGTGTCGGAGAAGAGCTACGGCCTGATCGACGAGGGCCGCTACACCTTCATCGTCCACCCCAGCGCCAACAAGACCGAGATCAAGCAGGCCGTGGAGGAGATCTTCGGCGTCCGGGTCCGCAAGGTGAACACCATGAACCGCAAGGGCAAGGCCAAGCGGTTCGGGCTGATCATGGGCCAGCGCAAGAGCTCGAAGCGGGCCGTCGTCACCCTCGCCGAGGGCGAGGAGATCGACATCTTCGCAGGAGGCCTCTAG
- the rplB gene encoding 50S ribosomal protein L2 gives MGIRRYKPTTAARRGMSVSDFDTVTTDKPLKSLTGPKPEKAGRNGQGRITTRHRGGGHKQKYRIIDFRRNKDGVPARVAEIEYDPNRSARIARLHYLDGEKRYILAPRGLGVGDYVESGESADIKPGNALPLVNIPVGTSVHAVEMRPGGGAKLGRSAGTSVQLLAKEGKTAALRLPSGEIRLVQNACRATIGEVGNAEHDLIELGKAGRTRWKGRRPTVRGVVMNPVDHPHGGGEGRTSGGRHPTNHKGKPEGRTRKPKQSDAQILRRRGKRRR, from the coding sequence ATGGGAATCCGCAGGTACAAGCCGACGACCGCGGCGCGTCGCGGCATGAGCGTGTCCGACTTCGACACGGTCACCACCGACAAGCCGCTGAAGTCGCTCACCGGTCCCAAGCCGGAGAAGGCCGGCCGCAACGGCCAGGGCCGCATCACGACGCGGCACCGCGGCGGCGGCCACAAGCAGAAGTACCGGATCATCGACTTCCGGCGCAACAAGGACGGCGTGCCCGCCCGCGTCGCCGAGATCGAGTACGACCCGAACCGGTCGGCCCGCATCGCGCGGCTGCACTACCTCGACGGCGAGAAGCGCTACATCCTGGCCCCCCGCGGCCTGGGCGTCGGCGACTACGTCGAGTCCGGTGAGTCCGCCGACATCAAGCCCGGCAACGCCCTGCCGCTGGTCAACATCCCGGTCGGGACCTCGGTCCACGCCGTCGAGATGCGGCCCGGCGGCGGCGCGAAGCTCGGTCGCTCGGCCGGCACCAGCGTCCAGCTGCTCGCCAAGGAGGGCAAGACCGCCGCGCTGCGCCTGCCGTCCGGCGAGATCCGCCTGGTCCAGAACGCCTGCCGCGCCACGATCGGCGAGGTCGGCAACGCCGAGCACGACCTGATCGAGCTGGGCAAGGCCGGCCGCACCCGCTGGAAGGGACGCCGCCCGACCGTCCGCGGTGTGGTCATGAACCCCGTCGACCACCCGCACGGCGGTGGTGAGGGCCGGACGTCCGGTGGACGCCACCCCACGAACCACAAGGGCAAGCCCGAGGGCCGGACCCGCAAGCCCAAGCAGTCCGACGCACAGATCCTCCGCCGCCGCGGCAAGCGGCGCCGCTAG
- the rpsS gene encoding 30S ribosomal protein S19, with product MPRSLRKGPFTDHHLARKVDQLNESNQKRVIKTWSRRSEISPDMVGHTIAVHDGQKHVPVFISESMVGHKLGEFAPTRAIKWRGAGEKQATKGRR from the coding sequence ATGCCACGCAGCCTCCGCAAGGGGCCGTTCACCGACCACCACCTCGCTCGCAAGGTGGACCAGCTGAACGAGTCCAACCAGAAGCGGGTCATCAAGACCTGGTCCCGACGCTCGGAGATCAGCCCCGACATGGTCGGGCACACGATCGCCGTGCACGACGGGCAGAAGCACGTGCCCGTGTTCATCTCGGAGTCGATGGTCGGGCACAAGCTCGGCGAGTTCGCCCCGACGCGCGCAATCAAGTGGCGCGGCGCCGGTGAGAAGCAGGCCACGAAGGGCAGGCGGTAG
- the rplV gene encoding 50S ribosomal protein L22, with product MRISSPNEAFAVARHVRVSPYKARQVIQGLRGMTVEAAQRRLEFMDKGAARPVLKTLNSAIANAENNKDLDFDDLVVLEAKVDEGPTLKRFQPRAMGRAYRIRKRTSHITITVGLPAAERARVGATAADADTAAEES from the coding sequence ATGCGCATCTCATCCCCCAACGAGGCCTTCGCGGTCGCGCGGCACGTCCGCGTCAGCCCGTACAAGGCCCGCCAGGTCATCCAGGGCCTGCGCGGCATGACCGTCGAGGCCGCCCAACGGCGTCTCGAGTTCATGGACAAGGGCGCGGCCCGGCCGGTCCTCAAGACCCTGAACTCGGCGATCGCCAACGCGGAGAACAACAAGGACCTCGACTTCGACGACCTGGTGGTCCTCGAGGCGAAGGTCGACGAGGGCCCCACCCTCAAGCGGTTCCAGCCGCGCGCCATGGGCCGCGCCTACCGCATCCGCAAGCGCACCAGCCACATCACGATCACCGTCGGCCTGCCCGCCGCCGAGCGGGCCCGGGTCGGCGCGACCGCCGCCGACGCCGACACCGCGGCCGAGGAGAGCTAG
- the rpsC gene encoding 30S ribosomal protein S3, which yields MGQKIHPYGFRLGVIKDHKSKWYAGKKEYAHYVEEDYKVRIFIKERVRHAGISRIDIERTRDRITVDVRAARPGIVIGRRGAEADAIRETLQKMTGKQIKLNINEVKSAELDAQVTAHNVAEQLRGRVSFRRAMKRAVQNAIKAGAKGVRVQCSGRLGGSEMSRSEWYREGQVPLHTLRANIDYGFDEARTTYGRIGVKVWSYTGDVLPQGEDREERLARARARRERERIEAEARAAQAAAQQAAADQVSAQVAKQMAAAEEEAPEGTTPVGPDPTSAPTPLVDPTDPAPIPSQQSSATDSPQNPTPQPDAQDADAAQPTPAADATPEPTPSQPDQGDEWSDALGDPDDGDKA from the coding sequence ATGGGACAGAAGATCCACCCGTACGGGTTCCGGCTCGGCGTCATCAAGGACCACAAGTCCAAGTGGTACGCCGGCAAGAAGGAGTACGCGCACTACGTCGAAGAGGACTACAAGGTCCGCATCTTCATCAAGGAGCGCGTCCGCCACGCCGGGATCAGCCGCATCGACATCGAGCGCACCCGCGACCGGATCACCGTCGACGTCCGGGCCGCCCGGCCCGGCATCGTCATCGGCCGTCGCGGCGCGGAGGCTGACGCCATCCGCGAGACGCTCCAGAAGATGACCGGCAAGCAGATCAAGCTGAACATCAACGAGGTCAAGAGCGCCGAGCTCGACGCCCAGGTGACGGCCCACAACGTGGCCGAGCAGCTGCGCGGCCGCGTGTCGTTCCGGCGTGCGATGAAGCGCGCGGTCCAGAACGCCATCAAGGCCGGCGCCAAGGGCGTCCGCGTCCAGTGCTCGGGCCGCCTCGGCGGCTCGGAGATGAGCCGCAGCGAGTGGTACCGCGAGGGCCAGGTCCCCCTGCACACCCTCCGCGCCAACATCGACTACGGCTTCGACGAGGCGCGCACGACCTACGGCCGCATCGGCGTCAAGGTCTGGAGCTACACCGGTGACGTCCTGCCCCAGGGCGAGGACCGCGAGGAGCGGCTCGCCCGCGCCCGGGCCCGCCGCGAGCGCGAGCGCATCGAGGCCGAGGCCCGCGCCGCGCAGGCCGCTGCCCAGCAGGCCGCCGCGGACCAGGTGTCCGCCCAGGTCGCCAAGCAGATGGCCGCTGCCGAGGAGGAGGCCCCCGAGGGCACCACCCCGGTCGGCCCGGACCCGACCAGCGCGCCCACGCCGCTGGTGGATCCGACGGACCCGGCCCCCATCCCCTCCCAGCAGTCCTCCGCGACGGACTCGCCCCAGAACCCCACCCCCCAGCCCGACGCCCAGGACGCCGACGCCGCGCAGCCGACCCCGGCCGCCGACGCCACGCCCGAGCCCACCCCGTCCCAGCCCGACCAGGGCGACGAGTGGTCCGACGCCCTGGGCGACCCGGACGACGGCGACAAGGCCTAG